In Streptomyces nojiriensis, the sequence CGAAGCGGGAGACGAGGCGCGGCCCGGCCAGCGCGGCCCCGAAGAAGGCCACGGCCATCGGCACCAGTGCCATGCCCGCCGTCACCGGGCCCATGTCCAGGCCCTGTTGGAACGTCACGGCGAGGACGAACATGAAGCCGCTGAAGCCGACGGAGAACGGCAGCAGGAGCGCCAGGCCTCGCCGGAGCGACTCCAGCCTCAGCAGGCTCGGCGGCACCAGCGGGGTGTGGCCCTTCCGGTCGGCCCGGCGCTCGGTGACGTAGAACGCGGCGGCCGCGACGGGGAACACACCGAGCGAGACCCAGGTCCACAGCGGCCAGCCGGCGGCCCGCCCCTCGGTCAGCGGCAGCAGCAGCGAGACCAGCGACAGCGCGAGCAGCAGGGTGCCGGGCACGTCCACTGCCGCGGGCCGGCCCGCCCGGGTGTCGGGGACGGTGCGCACCGCGAGGACCAGCCCGAGGAGCACCACGGGTACGTTGACCAGGAACACCGCGCGCCAGCCGGTTCCGCCGATGTCCGCGGCGACCAGGACGCCGCCGAGGATCTGCCCCGCGACCATGGAGAGGCCTCCGGTGGCCCCGTACAGGCTCATGGCCCGGGCCCGGCGCGGGCCCTCGGTGGTGGCCTGGATGGTGGCGAGCACCTGCGGCAGCATGAGGGCGGAGGCCGCGCCCTGGGCGACGCGGGCGGCGACGAGGGTCCAGGCGTTCGGGGCGAGGCCGCAGGCGAGCGAGGTGACGCCGAAGGCGGCCATGCCGACGAGGAAGAGCCGGCGGCGGCCGAGGCTGTCGCCGACGCGCCCGCCGAGGACCAGCAGGACGGCGTACGCGACGCCGTAGCCGCCGACGACGAGTTCCAGGAGGGCGGGGCCCGCGGCGAGGTCGTGCTCGATGGACGGGAGCGCGACGTTGACTATGAAGAAGTCGATCAGGGGCAGGGCCGCGCCGAGGAGCACGGTGAACAGGCCGAGGCCGCCCAGCCGGGGCGCGGCGGGCGCGGTGGTGCTGTGCGCGGGATTGCCGTGCACGGGGTCGGTGCGTGCAGGGTTGCTGCGTACGGGATTGCTGCGTACAGGGATCTGGGTCACCTTCCGACGATCTCCCGGCTGTCGGACGGGTTCCAGAGTGTCGTTATCCGGGTACCAGGACCACCTGGCAACAGGATGGGCGGTGCGGCAGGCTGGGATCATGACCACTGTGGCCCCTGGAAGCGATGTTCGCCGGCACGAGCTGGCCGAGTTCCTGCGCACCCGCCGTGAGCGGATCACTCCCGAGCAGGTCGGGCTGGTGCGCGGGCCGCGCCGCCGGACCCCGGGGCTGCGCCGCGAGGAGGTCGCGCACCTGTCCTCGGTGGGCGTGACCTGGTACACGTGGCTGGAGCAGGCGCGCGACATCCAGGTGTCGGGGCAGGTGCTGGACGCGGTCGCGCGGGCACTGCTGCTCGACGTGAGCGAGAGGGAGCACCTGTTCTCGCTGGCCGGGAGCCTCGACCCGGTGCAGCCGGCGGTCTGTCCCAGCGTGACGCCGTCCGTGCGGGCCATCGTCGACCAGCTGGGCCACATCCCGGCGTGCGTCCAGAACAGCCGGTACGACATCGTCGCCTACAACGCCACCTACGGGCGCCTGCTCGGCGACCTGGACGGCAAGCGGCCGGAGGAGCGCAACTGCATGTGGCTCGCCTTCACCGACCCGGAGTGGCAGGCATCGGTGGTCGACCTGCCGAGCACGCACCGGATCATGGCGGCGCGGTTCCGGGCGGCGATGGCCGAGCACCTGGCGGAGCCCGCGTGGACGACGCTGCTGGCCCGGCTGGAGGGGGCGTCGGCGGAGTTCCGGGAGGTATGGGCCCGCCACGAGGTGGTCGGCGGGCAGGTCGCGAAGTCGAAGTACATCCGCAACGCGCACGTGGGCATGCTGTACCTGGAACACAACAACCTGTGGCTCGGACCGCGGACCGGCCCCAGGCTCGTGACGTACGTACCGCTGGACCAGGAGTCGCGCGAGCGCCTGGAGGAGCTGCAGCGGCTGACGCACCGCCATGCCGGTCCGGATGCGCGGATGGCGGCGGCCGCCGTCTGATGCCGCGGGGCCGGGCCGGTACCGGCCTTCTGGTGGCACCACGCGCCGAGGGGCGGCGGGCCGCTGCGCCGGGGCGCTGCTACGCGCGGCGCGCCAGCAGGTGGACGTCGAGGAAGCCCCGCTCGGAGGCCGGGTCGTGGAGCAGCCGGGCGAACGTCGCGAGCCCGGCTCCGGCCAGCAACCCGGCGAACCGGTCCACCGGCCAGCTGTAGGCGGGCGTCACCTTGTGGTCGAAGCGGACCGGCTCCGGTCCGTCGGTCCCGAAGAACGAGACCAGGAGCAGGCCCCCTCGCGCCAGGACGCGCGCCTGTTCGGCGAGCAGGGCGGGCAGTTCCCCGGGCGGCGTGTGGATCATCGAGTAGTGGGCGAGCACGCCGCCGAGCGCACGGTCCTCGACCGGCAGGGCCTCCATCCGCGCCTCGTCGAACCGCAGCGCCGGATGGGCCCGCCGGGCATGGTCGATCATGCCCGGGGAGAGGTCGAGGCCGAAGGCGTCCAGCCCGAGCTCGTTCAGCAGGGCCGTCAGATGCCCGGGCCCGCATCCGGCGTCGGCCGTCCGCAGGTTCCCCGTGCCGCGCACCAGCTCGGCGAAGGTGCCGACCATGGTCCGCGCGAACGGCTGCGTCTCCAGCCGATCGGCGAACATCGACGCGTAGAGCTCGACGACCCCGTCGTAGGCCGCCCTGGTCTCGTCCTGGTGTTCCACCACGGGCAGGACGATACTCCGGCCGGTGGCGGCCCGGACCGCCCCTAGGAGAAGGGGCCTTCGGCCGTGAAGCGGCGCAGGTGGCGGGCGAAGGTCTCGGCCTCGCCCGGGGGCCAGGAGGACAGGCTCGCGGTGATGTGGTCCGCCAGGCGCGCACGCAGCTCCGCGACGACGAGACGTCCCTCCTCGGTCAGGACGAGGAGGTGTGCGCGCCGGTCGGCGGGGTCCGGTTCACGGCGGACGAGGCCTGCGGCCTCCAGCCGGGAGGCGCGGCGGGTCACGCCGGAGCGGTCGACGCCCACGTCGTGGGCCAGTTCCGCCGCGCTGCGGGGGCCGGTCCGGGCCAGGGCGCTGAGCACGGGGTAGGTCACGTCGTCGACG encodes:
- a CDS encoding MFS transporter, producing MHGNPAHSTTAPAAPRLGGLGLFTVLLGAALPLIDFFIVNVALPSIEHDLAAGPALLELVVGGYGVAYAVLLVLGGRVGDSLGRRRLFLVGMAAFGVTSLACGLAPNAWTLVAARVAQGAASALMLPQVLATIQATTEGPRRARAMSLYGATGGLSMVAGQILGGVLVAADIGGTGWRAVFLVNVPVVLLGLVLAVRTVPDTRAGRPAAVDVPGTLLLALSLVSLLLPLTEGRAAGWPLWTWVSLGVFPVAAAAFYVTERRADRKGHTPLVPPSLLRLESLRRGLALLLPFSVGFSGFMFVLAVTFQQGLDMGPVTAGMALVPMAVAFFGAALAGPRLVSRFGSRTITAGGVVQAAGIALLLATLRHGWPDLGVAVLAPGVALAGLGQGLQLPVLMRLMLSDVPADRAGVGGGVMITAQQSAVALGVATLGSLFLELVATAGLRAAVSTTLLVQLGLIALTVLLSLRLPRMR
- a CDS encoding helix-turn-helix transcriptional regulator, producing the protein MTTVAPGSDVRRHELAEFLRTRRERITPEQVGLVRGPRRRTPGLRREEVAHLSSVGVTWYTWLEQARDIQVSGQVLDAVARALLLDVSEREHLFSLAGSLDPVQPAVCPSVTPSVRAIVDQLGHIPACVQNSRYDIVAYNATYGRLLGDLDGKRPEERNCMWLAFTDPEWQASVVDLPSTHRIMAARFRAAMAEHLAEPAWTTLLARLEGASAEFREVWARHEVVGGQVAKSKYIRNAHVGMLYLEHNNLWLGPRTGPRLVTYVPLDQESRERLEELQRLTHRHAGPDARMAAAAV
- a CDS encoding class I SAM-dependent methyltransferase, which gives rise to MVEHQDETRAAYDGVVELYASMFADRLETQPFARTMVGTFAELVRGTGNLRTADAGCGPGHLTALLNELGLDAFGLDLSPGMIDHARRAHPALRFDEARMEALPVEDRALGGVLAHYSMIHTPPGELPALLAEQARVLARGGLLLVSFFGTDGPEPVRFDHKVTPAYSWPVDRFAGLLAGAGLATFARLLHDPASERGFLDVHLLARRA
- a CDS encoding MarR family winged helix-turn-helix transcriptional regulator — its product is MDNEIGNEIADALGVLLKRTTRAHLHQRLTEGMGEAVDDVTYPVLSALARTGPRSAAELAHDVGVDRSGVTRRASRLEAAGLVRREPDPADRRAHLLVLTEEGRLVVAELRARLADHITASLSSWPPGEAETFARHLRRFTAEGPFS